One part of the Thermococcus radiotolerans genome encodes these proteins:
- a CDS encoding V-type ATP synthase subunit I, with protein MFKPEEMVRVEVITLNRYKDSLLTYLHENGMVEIRELDVEIAQKDSPNEYHRKAASYSITISRLVDFLKAYRKSTGGGIKEFIFPKERARKKYRYEGIEKLIKDVEDFLSAVEPEIKAVEGKITATQTEIERIKGDIAILELLSALNLDVSYLKSTDMLEIVVGTVDRNKFKPLVEEVTRATENRAVIVSKDLKDKVLAVFVFLKADYDRANPILAKYSLERLEVPEGEGTPRELIAVYEEKLRAKEEELESAKKDAEMLAEKYYEDVVFYQELMENERDKSTVLPMLARTNMTFALTGWLPRSDVPRVLEGIKRVTNGTAYINIREPTEEELDEIPIKLKNPGWARPFEMLTEMYGVPKYNEIDPTPIITFTYSFFFGFMLTDFMYGLIIAIIAALLVKGHKKFNDGTYKFAYTLLVSSFFTMVMGVIFGSYFGNAFDLAGFTVPRVWDTFQDALVVLQLALAIGIAHLFTGYTVGFIVKLRNGETKDAILDQLSWMLIILGITFLFLASKNQSLSMPGKALFGVGLVLFILSELKNGALAVLLVISDFFGFVGSWLSYARLMALALATAGIAMVINILVQMVWGVSLGPVPIGILIGIILFAGGQLFSVAINALGAFVHSLRLQYVEFFGTFYSGEGKPFQPFRAKREVSELEFEA; from the coding sequence ATGTTCAAGCCTGAAGAGATGGTCAGGGTAGAAGTCATTACGCTCAACCGCTACAAGGACAGCCTTCTAACGTATCTCCACGAGAACGGCATGGTTGAAATAAGGGAACTCGACGTCGAGATAGCCCAGAAGGATTCACCCAACGAGTACCACAGGAAGGCCGCCTCGTACAGCATAACCATCTCAAGGCTCGTTGATTTTCTGAAGGCCTACCGAAAGTCCACCGGGGGCGGCATAAAGGAGTTCATCTTTCCGAAGGAGAGGGCGAGGAAGAAGTACAGGTACGAGGGAATCGAGAAGCTCATCAAGGACGTTGAAGACTTTCTCAGCGCCGTCGAGCCGGAGATAAAGGCGGTTGAGGGCAAGATAACCGCCACCCAGACTGAAATCGAGAGGATAAAGGGCGACATAGCGATACTGGAGCTTCTCTCGGCGCTCAACCTTGACGTTTCATACCTCAAATCGACCGACATGCTCGAAATCGTCGTTGGAACCGTTGACAGGAACAAGTTCAAGCCCCTCGTTGAGGAGGTAACCAGGGCCACGGAGAACAGGGCGGTCATAGTTTCCAAGGATCTGAAGGACAAGGTTCTGGCCGTTTTCGTCTTCCTCAAAGCCGACTACGACAGGGCCAACCCGATTCTGGCCAAGTACTCCCTCGAGAGGCTGGAGGTTCCCGAGGGAGAAGGGACCCCGAGGGAGCTCATAGCGGTCTACGAGGAGAAGCTCCGTGCCAAGGAGGAGGAGCTTGAGAGCGCCAAGAAGGACGCGGAGATGCTTGCCGAGAAGTACTACGAGGACGTCGTCTTCTACCAGGAGCTCATGGAGAACGAGCGCGACAAGTCAACCGTGCTGCCGATGCTCGCCAGAACCAACATGACCTTCGCTTTAACCGGCTGGCTTCCAAGGAGCGATGTCCCCAGGGTCCTTGAGGGTATCAAGAGGGTGACCAACGGCACGGCCTACATCAACATCAGGGAGCCGACCGAGGAGGAGCTCGACGAGATTCCGATAAAGCTCAAGAACCCCGGCTGGGCGAGACCCTTCGAGATGCTCACCGAGATGTACGGCGTCCCCAAGTACAACGAGATAGACCCGACGCCGATAATAACCTTCACCTACTCGTTCTTCTTCGGATTCATGCTCACCGACTTCATGTACGGTCTCATAATAGCGATAATAGCCGCGCTCCTCGTCAAGGGACACAAGAAGTTCAACGACGGCACCTACAAGTTCGCCTACACCCTCCTGGTAAGCTCGTTCTTCACGATGGTGATGGGAGTTATCTTTGGCAGCTACTTCGGCAACGCCTTCGACCTCGCGGGATTCACAGTTCCGCGCGTCTGGGACACCTTCCAGGATGCCCTAGTGGTGCTTCAGCTGGCCCTGGCGATAGGTATAGCCCACCTCTTCACCGGCTACACCGTCGGCTTCATAGTCAAGCTCAGGAACGGCGAAACCAAGGATGCGATACTCGACCAGCTCTCGTGGATGCTCATAATACTCGGAATAACCTTCCTGTTCCTTGCCAGTAAGAACCAGTCCCTGAGCATGCCTGGCAAGGCGCTCTTCGGAGTTGGCCTGGTGCTCTTCATACTCAGCGAGCTCAAGAACGGTGCACTGGCGGTTCTCCTGGTCATCTCGGACTTCTTCGGCTTCGTGGGCAGCTGGCTCAGCTACGCGAGGCTCATGGCACTCGCCCTAGCGACCGCAGGAATAGCGATGGTCATCAACATCCTCGTGCAGATGGTCTGGGGCGTGAGCCTCGGCCCCGTTCCCATAGGCATACTCATCGGAATCATACTGTTTGCAGGCGGCCAGCTCTTTTCGGTCGCCATCAACGCCCTCGGAGCGTTCGTTCACTCGCTCCGTCTCCAGTACGTTGAATTTTTCGGTACGTTCTATTCAGGTGAAGGTAAACCCTTCCAGCCCTTCAGGGCAAAAAGAGAAGTTTCCGAGTTGGAGTTTGAAGCTTAA
- a CDS encoding V-type ATP synthase subunit E produces the protein MDGAELIIQEINREAEQKIQYILNEAQKEAEKIKEEARKRAEARAEWILRKAQTQAETEKQRIIANARLEVRKKRLEVQEELIQEVITALRERLAELPEEEYFPMLVDLTVKALEELGGEACIIRSNVKTLKLLESKLGEFRKTVAARLGRDVEISLGEPISTIGGVLVETPDSSVRVDNTFESRIERFESELRAEIAKALFG, from the coding sequence ATGGATGGAGCAGAGCTGATCATCCAGGAGATAAACAGGGAAGCGGAGCAGAAGATACAGTACATACTCAACGAGGCCCAGAAGGAGGCAGAAAAGATTAAGGAAGAGGCGAGAAAGAGGGCCGAAGCGAGAGCCGAGTGGATACTCAGGAAGGCCCAGACCCAGGCCGAGACGGAGAAGCAGCGCATAATAGCCAACGCGAGGCTTGAGGTCAGAAAGAAGCGCCTTGAGGTTCAGGAGGAGCTCATCCAGGAGGTAATAACCGCCCTCAGGGAAAGGCTTGCTGAGCTTCCCGAGGAGGAGTACTTCCCGATGCTCGTTGACCTCACCGTCAAGGCCCTCGAAGAGCTCGGCGGGGAGGCTTGCATTATTCGCTCCAACGTTAAGACCCTGAAGCTCCTTGAGAGCAAGCTCGGGGAGTTCAGGAAGACCGTTGCGGCAAGGCTCGGAAGGGACGTGGAGATAAGCCTCGGTGAGCCGATATCGACCATAGGCGGCGTCCTGGTTGAGACCCCCGACAGCTCTGTTAGGGTGGACAACACCTTCGAGTCAAGGATAGAGAGGTTTGAGAGCGAGCTCAGGGCAGAGATAGCCAAGGCTCTCTTCGGGTGA
- a CDS encoding V-type ATP synthase subunit H has product MEDVIKQIVDAEKQAEERIERAKEEAKEIVLKAREEAKLLEKSIVEEAEKNAESLIEKARLEGEEEARRILEEGNSEIEELKVKATNNFEKAISAGIALVRGS; this is encoded by the coding sequence ATGGAGGACGTCATCAAGCAGATTGTTGATGCAGAGAAGCAGGCCGAGGAGAGGATCGAGAGGGCCAAGGAGGAGGCCAAGGAGATAGTCCTCAAGGCCCGCGAAGAGGCCAAGCTTCTCGAAAAGAGCATAGTTGAAGAGGCCGAGAAAAACGCAGAATCCCTCATCGAGAAGGCCCGCCTCGAGGGCGAGGAGGAGGCCAGGAGAATACTCGAGGAGGGAAACTCCGAGATCGAGGAGCTCAAGGTCAAGGCCACGAACAACTTCGAGAAGGCCATCTCTGCGGGAATAGCACTCGTGAGAGGGAGCTGA
- a CDS encoding alanyl-tRNA editing protein codes for MTEKLFYKNAYLWEAGARVERVEKRGKRVRILLDRTIFYPEGGGQPSDRGIIAGEGFRITVEKVEGKDEIWHEGKLEGRLPEAGEPVRLILDAEWRYENMRQHTGQHILSAVFKELYDANTTGFQIFEGYNKIEIDYPGELTWEIILDVERTANGIVWSDLPVEVEVYENLPDELRKKLRKELSDKVKPPIRIVSIPGVDVIPCGGTHVRSTREVGIIKVVNFYRKSRKLWRIEFVCGNRALKYLDELMADYWQSLDEMPNKNRPLVERVRELRAEIGRLEEEKDGLRRELWRWKAKALLNNAEEIDGVKVVSYIEDAPMKDAQAFVVYLVDKNPKTVALVAGENYVIFAKNREVEGLSMNDLLKAVLSEVGGGGGGSETLARGGGFKVSPEDVLNLARRLVGDYIE; via the coding sequence ATGACGGAAAAGCTGTTCTACAAGAACGCCTACCTCTGGGAGGCCGGCGCGAGGGTTGAGAGGGTCGAGAAAAGGGGCAAGAGAGTGAGAATCCTACTCGACAGGACGATTTTCTATCCGGAAGGTGGGGGCCAGCCCTCCGACAGGGGGATAATAGCCGGCGAGGGCTTCAGGATAACCGTCGAAAAGGTCGAGGGGAAGGACGAGATATGGCACGAGGGAAAACTTGAGGGCCGCCTTCCCGAGGCGGGCGAACCGGTGAGGCTAATCCTCGATGCCGAGTGGCGCTACGAGAACATGCGCCAGCACACGGGACAGCACATACTCTCGGCGGTTTTCAAGGAGCTCTACGACGCCAACACGACTGGCTTCCAGATATTCGAGGGATACAACAAGATAGAGATAGACTATCCGGGCGAGCTTACGTGGGAGATAATTCTTGATGTTGAGAGAACCGCCAACGGAATCGTCTGGTCGGACCTTCCGGTTGAGGTGGAAGTTTACGAGAATCTTCCCGATGAACTCAGAAAAAAGCTCCGGAAGGAGCTCTCCGATAAAGTCAAGCCCCCGATAAGGATAGTCTCAATTCCGGGGGTTGACGTCATTCCCTGCGGCGGAACGCACGTGAGGAGCACGAGAGAAGTTGGCATCATAAAGGTCGTTAACTTCTACCGGAAGAGCAGGAAGCTCTGGCGCATCGAGTTCGTCTGTGGAAACAGGGCTCTGAAATATCTGGACGAGCTTATGGCGGACTACTGGCAGAGTCTCGATGAGATGCCGAACAAGAATCGCCCGCTCGTCGAGCGCGTGAGGGAGCTCAGGGCCGAAATCGGGAGGCTTGAGGAGGAAAAGGACGGCCTTAGAAGGGAGCTCTGGAGATGGAAGGCCAAAGCCTTGCTGAACAACGCCGAGGAAATCGACGGGGTGAAGGTGGTCTCGTACATCGAAGACGCCCCCATGAAGGACGCCCAGGCCTTCGTGGTTTACCTCGTTGACAAGAACCCCAAGACGGTAGCCCTCGTGGCCGGCGAGAACTACGTGATATTCGCCAAGAACCGGGAGGTTGAGGGTCTCTCAATGAACGACCTCCTGAAGGCGGTTCTGTCCGAGGTCGGGGGCGGTGGCGGCGGCAGTGAAACCCTCGCGAGGGGTGGGGGGTTCAAGGTGTCACCGGAGGATGTCCTAAACCTCGCCCGCAGACTTGTCGGGGATTACATTGAGTGA
- a CDS encoding ATP synthase subunit B, with protein sequence MPGMEYSTVSKIYGPLMIVQGVKGVAYGEVVEIETESGEKRKGQVLEAREDMAIVQVFEGTRDLDVKTTRVRFTGETLKVPVSMDMLGRVFNGIGKPIDGGPDIIPEDRRDVHGAPLNPVARAYPRDFIQTGVSAIDGMNTLIRGQKLPIFSGSGLPHNMLAAQIARQAKVLGEEEQFAVVFAAMGITYEEANFFKKSFEETGAIERAVLFLNLADDPAIERIITPRMALTVAEYLAYDYDMQVLVILTDMTNYAEALREISAAREEVPGRRGYPGYMYTDLATIYERAGRVRGRKGSITQVPILTMPDDDITHPIPDLTGYITEGQIVLSRELHRKGIYPPIDVLPSLSRLMKDGIGKGMTREDHPQLSQQLYAAYAEGRSLRDLVAVVGEEALSETDRKYLKFADRFEREFVAQRYDEDRSIFETLDLGWELLAELPESELKRVRKEYILKYHPKYRKREG encoded by the coding sequence ATGCCGGGAATGGAGTACTCAACCGTTAGCAAGATTTACGGGCCGCTCATGATCGTCCAGGGCGTCAAGGGCGTCGCCTACGGTGAGGTCGTTGAGATTGAGACCGAGAGCGGTGAGAAGAGGAAGGGACAGGTTCTCGAAGCCAGGGAGGACATGGCAATCGTCCAGGTCTTCGAGGGAACGCGCGACCTCGACGTCAAAACGACGCGCGTCCGCTTCACCGGTGAGACCCTCAAGGTCCCGGTCAGCATGGACATGCTCGGCAGGGTCTTCAACGGTATCGGAAAGCCGATCGACGGAGGCCCGGACATAATCCCCGAGGACAGGCGCGACGTCCACGGTGCTCCCCTCAACCCCGTCGCCCGTGCCTATCCTAGGGACTTCATCCAGACCGGTGTCTCCGCCATAGACGGAATGAACACCCTCATCCGCGGTCAGAAGCTGCCCATCTTCAGCGGTTCTGGATTGCCACACAACATGCTCGCTGCCCAGATAGCTAGGCAGGCTAAGGTCCTCGGTGAGGAGGAGCAGTTCGCCGTCGTCTTCGCGGCGATGGGTATCACCTACGAAGAAGCTAATTTCTTCAAGAAGAGCTTCGAGGAGACCGGTGCTATCGAGAGGGCGGTCCTCTTCCTGAACCTCGCCGACGACCCGGCCATCGAGCGTATCATCACCCCGCGTATGGCACTCACCGTTGCGGAATACCTCGCCTACGACTACGACATGCAGGTCCTGGTTATACTCACCGACATGACCAACTACGCCGAAGCTTTACGTGAGATTTCCGCCGCTCGTGAGGAGGTTCCCGGAAGGCGCGGTTATCCAGGTTACATGTACACCGACTTGGCGACAATCTACGAGCGTGCCGGCCGTGTCAGGGGCAGGAAGGGTTCCATCACCCAGGTGCCCATCCTGACGATGCCGGACGACGATATCACCCACCCGATTCCAGATTTGACCGGTTACATCACCGAGGGACAGATAGTTCTCAGCAGGGAGCTGCACAGGAAGGGTATCTACCCGCCCATTGACGTCCTTCCGAGCCTCAGCCGTCTGATGAAGGACGGTATCGGTAAGGGAATGACCAGGGAGGACCACCCGCAGCTCAGCCAGCAGCTCTACGCGGCATACGCCGAGGGACGCTCCCTGAGAGACCTCGTTGCAGTCGTCGGTGAAGAGGCCCTCAGCGAGACCGACAGGAAGTACCTCAAGTTCGCGGACAGGTTTGAGCGCGAATTCGTCGCCCAGAGGTACGACGAGGACAGGAGCATCTTTGAGACCCTCGACCTCGGCTGGGAGCTTCTCGCCGAGCTTCCGGAGAGCGAGCTCAAGCGTGTCAGGAAGGAATACATCCTCAAGTACCACCCGAAGTACAGGAAGAGGGAGGGCTGA
- a CDS encoding V-type ATP synthase subunit K (produces ATP from ADP in the presence of a proton gradient across the membrane; the K subunit is a nonenzymatic component which binds the dimeric form by interacting with the G and E subunits) — translation MDPIVYVSLGAALAAGIAGAASAFGVGIAGAAAAGVVAEDERNFKNALILEGLPMTQSIYGLITLFLILMVSGILGGGFKFTDPSSMDNIVKSAILLGAGLTVGLTGLSAIPQGIIASASIGAVAKNPKTFTQGIIFSAMAETMAIFGLVGALIMIVTGVGF, via the coding sequence ATGGACCCGATAGTTTACGTATCCCTCGGTGCGGCCCTTGCCGCAGGAATAGCTGGAGCAGCTTCGGCCTTTGGTGTCGGTATAGCCGGTGCCGCAGCGGCCGGAGTCGTCGCCGAGGATGAGAGGAACTTCAAGAACGCCCTCATCCTTGAGGGTCTGCCAATGACCCAGAGTATATACGGCCTCATTACGCTGTTCCTCATCCTGATGGTCTCCGGAATCCTCGGTGGCGGCTTCAAGTTCACCGACCCGAGCAGCATGGACAACATCGTTAAGAGCGCCATCCTCCTCGGTGCTGGTCTCACCGTCGGCCTCACCGGTCTCTCGGCAATACCGCAGGGAATCATCGCCAGCGCGAGCATCGGTGCAGTCGCCAAGAACCCGAAGACCTTCACCCAGGGAATCATATTCTCCGCTATGGCGGAGACCATGGCCATCTTCGGTCTCGTCGGCGCTCTGATCATGATAGTCACCGGAGTCGGCTTCTGA
- a CDS encoding V-type ATP synthase subunit D encodes MAELLNVKPTRMELLNLKRRIKLAKKGHKLLKDKQDALVMEFFTIYDEALSLREELGMKMAEAFAALQAAEIDVGTLRLREIGLSVKPNREVEIRRRNVMGVPVPLIEAESFRRSTNERGYALVSSSAKVDLAAEKFEEVLDLAVRLAEVEETLKRLAKEIEVTKRRVNALEYIIIPRMEATVKFIKQRLDEMERENFFRLKRVKALIEARTQAEGS; translated from the coding sequence ATGGCAGAGCTGCTCAACGTCAAGCCCACCCGTATGGAGCTCCTGAACCTCAAGAGGCGCATTAAGCTGGCCAAGAAAGGTCACAAACTCCTCAAGGACAAGCAGGACGCCCTCGTCATGGAGTTCTTCACGATATACGACGAGGCCCTGAGCCTCCGCGAGGAGCTGGGCATGAAGATGGCCGAGGCCTTCGCGGCCCTTCAGGCGGCGGAGATAGACGTCGGAACGCTGCGCCTCAGGGAGATAGGCCTCTCCGTGAAGCCCAACAGGGAGGTCGAGATAAGAAGGAGGAACGTAATGGGCGTTCCGGTTCCTCTCATCGAGGCAGAGTCCTTCAGGAGGAGCACGAACGAGCGCGGCTACGCACTGGTGTCGAGCTCGGCCAAGGTGGACCTCGCCGCCGAGAAGTTTGAGGAGGTTCTCGACCTAGCCGTCCGTCTCGCCGAAGTCGAGGAGACCCTCAAGAGGCTCGCGAAGGAGATAGAGGTCACCAAGAGGCGCGTCAATGCCCTCGAGTACATCATAATCCCGCGCATGGAGGCGACGGTGAAGTTCATCAAGCAGCGCCTCGACGAGATGGAGCGCGAGAACTTCTTCAGGCTCAAGAGGGTCAAGGCGTTGATCGAGGCCAGAACCCAGGCTGAGGGTTCGTGA
- a CDS encoding V-type ATP synthase subunit C, which translates to MEAGAVSGILNTTLAVVFVWVGYKTARIVWKYTPYSYPNARIKAMEAKLLTEQRFNELAESRTLQNFVVSLEDTDYKDYLTDVSSYTVEEIERALEKALAGTYELMIKILPKRVSPFFRFMLEEWDVRNIASVVKAKFAGEVAGDYVMEIGPMLPKVKAMAEAKTMEEILVILEGTPYEEPYQRLLLGEISLQEFETELYRMHYGKLLRYALSRKDDERVILEEFVRLKIDKTNILTVLRAKSAGMTAEEIRPLIIPGGSVKLDPLLHVDDLSMALAELDSTKYGKVIRDVREEVERDLSVLERALERHILERMNELNRFYPLSVAAPLSYILQRERELRKLRAIAKLIEDGVHPDRIKELAGDVA; encoded by the coding sequence ATGGAAGCAGGAGCCGTAAGCGGAATCCTCAACACGACGCTGGCTGTAGTATTCGTGTGGGTGGGATACAAGACGGCCAGGATAGTCTGGAAATACACTCCCTACTCGTACCCCAACGCCAGGATAAAGGCCATGGAAGCGAAGCTCCTCACCGAGCAGCGCTTCAACGAGCTGGCCGAGAGCAGAACGCTGCAGAACTTCGTCGTTAGCCTAGAGGACACCGACTACAAGGACTACCTCACCGACGTTTCGAGCTACACCGTCGAGGAGATAGAGAGAGCCCTGGAAAAGGCCCTTGCCGGGACCTACGAGCTGATGATTAAGATCCTCCCGAAGAGGGTTAGCCCGTTCTTCAGGTTCATGCTCGAGGAATGGGACGTCAGGAACATAGCCAGCGTGGTTAAGGCCAAGTTCGCCGGCGAGGTTGCGGGCGACTACGTCATGGAGATCGGTCCGATGCTCCCCAAGGTCAAGGCCATGGCAGAGGCAAAGACCATGGAGGAGATACTCGTAATCCTTGAGGGCACCCCCTACGAGGAACCCTACCAGAGACTGCTCCTCGGGGAGATATCGCTCCAGGAGTTTGAAACCGAGCTCTACAGGATGCACTACGGAAAGCTCCTCAGGTATGCTCTCTCGAGGAAGGACGACGAGCGCGTTATCCTCGAGGAGTTCGTCAGGCTCAAGATAGACAAGACCAACATACTCACCGTCCTCAGGGCAAAGTCGGCCGGAATGACCGCGGAGGAGATAAGGCCGCTGATAATCCCCGGCGGAAGCGTAAAGCTAGACCCGCTCCTCCACGTCGACGACCTGAGCATGGCTTTGGCCGAGCTGGACTCAACGAAGTACGGAAAGGTCATCAGGGACGTCAGGGAGGAGGTCGAGAGGGATCTCAGCGTCCTCGAGAGGGCCCTTGAGAGGCACATCCTCGAGAGGATGAACGAGCTCAACAGGTTCTACCCGCTCAGCGTTGCCGCACCGCTCAGTTACATCCTCCAGAGGGAGAGGGAACTCAGAAAGCTCAGGGCGATAGCGAAGCTCATCGAGGACGGCGTTCACCCTGATAGGATAAAGGAACTCGCGGGTGATGTTGCATGA
- a CDS encoding V-type ATP synthase subunit F — MKIAVLGDKDTALGFRLAGAHEVYSFDDTPLDMERLRNKLKELVERDDIGIILITERFVGKVELPEVTVPIILQVPDKSGSKLGEEAIKEIVRRAIGVELKR; from the coding sequence ATGAAGATAGCCGTGCTTGGCGATAAGGACACCGCGCTCGGCTTCAGGCTGGCCGGTGCCCATGAGGTTTATTCCTTCGACGACACCCCGCTTGATATGGAGAGGCTCCGGAACAAGCTGAAGGAGCTCGTCGAGAGGGACGACATCGGAATAATCCTGATAACCGAGAGATTCGTTGGGAAGGTTGAACTTCCGGAGGTTACCGTTCCAATCATTCTTCAGGTGCCGGACAAGTCCGGCTCCAAGCTTGGTGAAGAGGCGATCAAGGAGATAGTTAGAAGGGCAATTGGTGTTGAGCTGAAGAGGTGA
- a CDS encoding ATP synthase subunit A → MGRIIRVTGPLVVADEMKGSKMYEVVRVGEMGLIGEIIRLEGDRAVIQVYEETAGIRPGEPVEGTGASLSVELGPGLLTAMYDGIQRPLEVLRELSGDFIARGLTAPALPRDKKWHFTPKVKVGDKVVGGDVLGVVPETSIIEHRILVPPWVEGEIVEIVEEGDYTIEEVIAKVKKPDGSIEELKMYHRWPVRVKRPYKKKLPPEVPLITGQRTIDTFFSQAKGGTAAIPGPFGSGKTVTQHQLAKWSDAQVVVYIGCGERGNEMTDVLEEFPKLKDPKTGKPLMERTVLIANTSNMPVAAREASIYTGITIAEYFRDQGYDVALMADSTSRWAEALREISGRLEEMPGEEGYPAYLASKIAEFYERAGRVVTLGSDERIGSVSVIGAVSPPGGDFSEPVVQNTLRVVKVFWALDADLARRRHFPAINWLRSYSLYIDAIQDWWHKNVDPEWRKMRDQAMALLQKEAELQEIVRIVGPDALPDREKAILIVTRMIREDFLQQDAFDEVDTYCPPKKQVTMMRVMLNFYDKTMEAVDRGVPVDEIAKLPVREKIGRMKFEPEIEKVAALIDETNEQFEELFKKYGA, encoded by the coding sequence ATGGGAAGGATAATTCGTGTTACCGGTCCGCTCGTCGTTGCCGACGAAATGAAGGGCTCCAAGATGTACGAAGTGGTTCGCGTCGGCGAAATGGGACTCATAGGAGAAATCATCCGCCTTGAGGGCGATAGAGCCGTCATCCAGGTCTACGAGGAGACCGCAGGTATAAGGCCCGGGGAGCCGGTCGAGGGAACCGGCGCCTCGCTGAGCGTTGAACTCGGTCCCGGACTGCTCACCGCAATGTACGACGGTATCCAGAGGCCGCTCGAGGTCCTCAGGGAGCTGAGTGGTGACTTCATCGCGAGGGGTCTCACCGCCCCCGCTCTGCCGAGGGACAAGAAGTGGCACTTCACGCCCAAGGTCAAGGTCGGGGACAAGGTCGTTGGCGGCGACGTCCTCGGTGTTGTTCCCGAGACCAGCATCATCGAGCACAGAATCCTCGTCCCGCCCTGGGTGGAGGGCGAGATAGTAGAGATAGTCGAGGAGGGCGACTACACCATCGAGGAGGTCATAGCCAAGGTCAAGAAGCCGGACGGGAGCATTGAGGAGCTCAAGATGTACCACCGCTGGCCCGTCCGTGTCAAGAGGCCCTACAAGAAGAAGCTCCCGCCCGAGGTTCCGCTCATCACCGGCCAGAGGACGATAGACACCTTCTTCAGCCAGGCGAAGGGTGGAACCGCGGCAATTCCCGGTCCGTTCGGTTCAGGAAAGACCGTCACCCAGCACCAGCTCGCCAAGTGGAGTGACGCGCAGGTCGTCGTTTACATAGGCTGTGGCGAGCGCGGAAACGAGATGACCGATGTCCTTGAGGAGTTTCCCAAGCTCAAGGACCCGAAGACCGGAAAGCCGCTCATGGAGAGGACGGTTCTCATAGCCAACACCTCGAACATGCCGGTCGCCGCGCGTGAGGCTTCAATCTACACCGGAATCACCATAGCGGAGTACTTCCGTGACCAGGGCTATGACGTGGCTTTGATGGCCGACTCGACGAGCAGGTGGGCGGAAGCGCTCCGTGAGATTTCTGGCCGTCTCGAGGAGATGCCCGGTGAGGAAGGTTACCCGGCATACCTCGCGAGCAAGATAGCGGAGTTCTACGAGCGTGCCGGTCGTGTCGTTACACTCGGAAGCGACGAGAGGATTGGAAGTGTTTCCGTCATCGGTGCGGTCTCACCGCCCGGTGGAGACTTCAGCGAGCCGGTCGTCCAGAACACCCTCCGCGTCGTCAAGGTCTTCTGGGCACTCGATGCCGACTTGGCCAGGAGGAGGCACTTCCCGGCCATCAACTGGCTGAGGAGCTACTCCCTCTACATCGACGCCATCCAGGACTGGTGGCACAAGAACGTTGACCCCGAGTGGAGGAAGATGCGCGACCAGGCAATGGCGCTCCTCCAGAAGGAGGCCGAACTTCAGGAAATCGTCCGTATCGTCGGTCCGGATGCGTTGCCGGACAGGGAGAAGGCCATACTCATCGTGACCAGGATGATACGTGAGGACTTCCTCCAGCAGGACGCCTTCGACGAGGTCGACACCTACTGCCCGCCGAAGAAGCAGGTCACCATGATGCGCGTTATGCTCAACTTCTACGACAAGACCATGGAGGCCGTCGACAGGGGAGTTCCGGTTGACGAGATAGCCAAGCTCCCGGTCAGGGAGAAGATAGGCCGTATGAAGTTCGAGCCCGAGATAGAGAAGGTCGCGGCGCTCATCGATGAGACGAACGAGCAGTTTGAGGAGCTCTTTAAGAAGTACGGAGCGTGA